The following proteins are co-located in the Micromonospora viridifaciens genome:
- a CDS encoding IS110 family RNA-guided transposase has protein sequence MLEQTQDREEIISRVAALDIGKASLVCCVRVPDEARPGRRLQEVQTYSTMTRSLAGMAERLRGLGVTRVVMEATSDYWKPAFYLLEAYGFEVWLVNARDVKHLPGRPKTDKLDAVWLCKVAERQMIRPSFVPPPPIRMLRDLTRYRVDLVAQAGAERNRVEKLLEDAQIKLSVVVSDLFGVSGRAMMAALIAGRRDPKSLAQMARSSLRRKIPALEEALTGHFNDHHAFLLGKMIARVEAIEADIAEVDARIEAQLAPFVEAAARLIEIPGVGPAAAAAIIAEIGVDMSRFPTPAHLAGWARFAPGVKESAGRKKGSGSTGHGNPYLARVLGQIAVSAARTNTFLGERYRRIARRRGAKRAIVAVGRSVLTIIWHLLADPEAHFQDLGADFYLSRTDTERRKRNHISQLEALGYRVTLELAA, from the coding sequence TTGCTGGAGCAGACGCAGGACCGGGAAGAGATCATTTCGCGCGTCGCGGCGTTGGACATTGGCAAGGCGTCGCTGGTGTGCTGCGTGCGGGTGCCGGACGAGGCCAGGCCGGGACGGCGGCTGCAGGAGGTGCAGACGTACTCCACGATGACCCGGTCACTGGCCGGGATGGCCGAGCGGCTGCGCGGCCTGGGCGTGACCCGGGTGGTGATGGAGGCGACGAGCGACTATTGGAAACCGGCGTTCTACCTTCTGGAGGCGTACGGGTTCGAGGTGTGGCTGGTCAACGCCCGCGACGTCAAGCACCTGCCGGGCCGGCCCAAGACCGACAAGCTGGACGCGGTGTGGTTGTGCAAGGTCGCTGAGCGGCAGATGATCCGGCCCAGTTTCGTGCCGCCGCCACCGATCCGGATGCTGCGGGACCTGACCCGTTACCGGGTCGATCTGGTGGCTCAGGCCGGTGCCGAACGCAACCGCGTCGAGAAACTGCTGGAAGACGCCCAGATCAAGCTGTCGGTCGTGGTCAGTGACCTGTTCGGGGTGTCCGGGCGGGCGATGATGGCCGCGCTGATCGCCGGGCGGCGTGATCCCAAGTCGCTGGCCCAGATGGCGCGCTCCAGCCTGCGCCGCAAGATCCCCGCCCTGGAGGAAGCGCTGACCGGGCACTTCAACGACCACCACGCGTTCCTGCTGGGCAAAATGATCGCCCGGGTGGAAGCGATCGAGGCCGACATCGCCGAGGTCGACGCCCGGATCGAGGCGCAGCTTGCCCCTTTCGTCGAAGCGGCGGCCCGGCTGATTGAGATCCCCGGAGTCGGCCCGGCCGCCGCGGCTGCGATCATCGCCGAGATCGGCGTGGACATGAGCCGCTTCCCGACCCCGGCGCACCTGGCCGGATGGGCCCGCTTCGCCCCCGGCGTCAAGGAATCCGCCGGACGCAAGAAGGGCAGCGGGTCGACCGGGCACGGCAACCCCTACCTGGCCCGCGTCCTGGGCCAGATCGCCGTGTCCGCCGCCCGGACCAACACGTTCCTCGGCGAACGCTACCGACGCATCGCCCGAAGACGCGGCGCCAAACGCGCCATCGTCGCCGTGGGCCGTTCCGTCCTGACCATCATCTGGCACCTGCTGGCCGACCCCGAAGCCCACTTCCAGGACCTCGGGGCCGACTTCTACCTCAGCCGCACCGACACCGAACGCCGCAAACGCAACCACATCAGCCAACTCGAAGCCCTCGGCTACCGAGTCACCCTCGAACTAGCCGCATAA
- a CDS encoding M56 family metallopeptidase: MAYALHFAASVLACWLTAQVLAVSRWTWRAPRVAIICWQAIGLALGLSAMGLPMALGLTAYDQPTGSALVALATDLAHGSLPAGVGAVQLVLVGVGFGIGAVLLTTTARSVHATIRAQRRHRELLSLVARRDPTVPGALVLDHPSATAYCLPGMKPRVVVSAGTLSLLDRAELAAVLTHERAHAEERHDLVLLPFTALCRALPWFNWVREAHERVALLVEMRADDKARELHAEGPLAGALRRFAAAGHRITPAGALGLGDRDLDVRVQRLLVADRPPRLLGTTALTVATALVALPISLFLN, translated from the coding sequence GTGGCGTACGCCCTGCACTTCGCCGCGAGCGTCCTGGCCTGCTGGCTGACCGCGCAGGTCCTCGCCGTGTCGAGGTGGACCTGGCGGGCCCCGCGGGTGGCGATCATCTGCTGGCAGGCGATCGGGCTGGCCCTCGGCCTCTCCGCGATGGGCCTGCCGATGGCGCTCGGCCTGACGGCGTACGACCAACCGACCGGGAGCGCCCTCGTCGCCCTCGCCACCGACCTGGCTCACGGCAGCCTGCCGGCCGGGGTCGGCGCGGTCCAACTGGTCCTGGTCGGGGTCGGCTTCGGCATCGGCGCGGTGCTGCTCACCACGACGGCGCGCAGTGTGCACGCCACGATCCGCGCCCAGCGCCGGCACCGGGAGCTGCTCAGCCTGGTCGCCCGCCGGGATCCGACCGTGCCCGGCGCGCTGGTGCTCGACCATCCGAGCGCGACGGCGTACTGCCTGCCGGGCATGAAGCCCCGGGTCGTGGTCAGCGCCGGCACCCTCAGTCTGCTCGACCGGGCCGAGCTGGCGGCGGTGCTCACCCATGAGCGGGCGCACGCCGAGGAGCGGCACGATCTGGTGCTGCTGCCGTTCACCGCGCTCTGCCGGGCGCTGCCCTGGTTCAACTGGGTCCGGGAGGCGCACGAGCGGGTGGCGCTGCTGGTGGAGATGCGCGCCGACGACAAGGCCCGCGAGCTGCACGCCGAGGGGCCGCTGGCCGGGGCGCTGCGCCGGTTCGCCGCCGCCGGCCACCGGATCACGCCGGCCGGCGCGCTGGGCCTCGGCGACCGCGACCTCGACGTACGGGTGCAGCGGCTGCTGGTCGCGGACCGGCCACCCCGGCTGCTCGGCACCACCGCGCTGACCGTCGCGACCGCGCTGGTCGCGCTGCCGATCTCCCTCTTCCTGAACTGA
- a CDS encoding aldehyde dehydrogenase family protein translates to MSERVAVRKTYKLFIGGKFPRSESGRSYIVQDSNVSLASRKDARDAVVAARAAVKGWAGATAYNRGQILYRVAEMLEGRRDQFVALGASVAEVDAAIDRWVWYAGWSDKLPQVYGGANPVAGPYFNLSAPEPTGVVAVVAPEVPALLGLVSVIAPAIVTGNTVVVAASPSAPLAAVTLAEVLATSDLPGGVVNLLTGRITETVPTLAAHMDVNAIDLTGVADAELAADLEVKAAENLKRVLRPAPADHDWYADPGITRMTALLETKTVWHPKGV, encoded by the coding sequence ATGTCTGAGCGGGTCGCGGTACGCAAGACGTACAAGCTCTTCATCGGCGGGAAGTTCCCGCGCAGCGAGTCGGGACGGTCGTACATCGTGCAGGACTCCAACGTGTCGCTGGCCTCCCGCAAGGACGCGCGGGACGCGGTCGTCGCCGCCCGGGCCGCCGTGAAGGGCTGGGCCGGGGCGACCGCGTACAACCGGGGTCAGATCCTCTACCGGGTCGCCGAGATGCTGGAGGGCCGCCGCGACCAGTTCGTCGCGCTCGGCGCCTCGGTCGCCGAGGTCGACGCGGCGATCGACCGCTGGGTCTGGTACGCCGGCTGGTCCGACAAGCTCCCCCAGGTGTACGGCGGGGCGAACCCGGTCGCCGGGCCGTACTTCAACCTGTCGGCGCCCGAGCCGACCGGCGTGGTGGCCGTGGTGGCTCCCGAGGTGCCGGCGCTGCTCGGCCTGGTCAGCGTGATCGCCCCGGCGATCGTTACCGGCAACACCGTGGTGGTGGCGGCCTCGCCGTCGGCGCCGCTGGCCGCGGTGACCCTGGCCGAGGTGCTGGCCACCTCCGACCTGCCGGGCGGCGTGGTCAACCTCCTCACCGGCCGGATCACCGAGACGGTGCCCACGCTGGCCGCGCACATGGACGTCAACGCGATCGACCTGACCGGGGTGGCCGACGCCGAACTGGCGGCGGACCTGGAGGTCAAGGCGGCGGAGAACCTCAAGCGGGTGCTCCGACCGGCACCGGCCGACCACGACTGGTACGCCGACCCGGGCATCACCCGGATGACCGCCTTGCTGGAGACGAAGACGGTCTGGCACCCCAAGGGAGTCTGA
- a CDS encoding cytochrome d ubiquinol oxidase subunit II gives MELVWYALLGLFFATYLVLGGYDYGVGLLLARGASPAARRAALNAVGPFFLGNEVWLVAAVGILFGAFPVLEGELLSGFYPAVLGALTGVVLVTAGVQLRSRPRAGSARAAWDRVVVVGSLLAALGWGALLGGLLQGLPLRADGHVAGVGHLFTPFVAAAALAMLALVAVQGATFLTLRLPAADAPSAGRLARGLMPAALVAVAAATVLGLLSDRVRAAVTRPALAVLLPLALVAALLAARAALGRGRPGVAFAATSAALALPVALVGAALWPRLLVSTVDPAASLTVADAAASGPTLSLLGWLALPLLPALLGFQAMCWWVFRGRTDGRAPVYW, from the coding sequence GTGGAACTCGTCTGGTACGCCCTGCTCGGCCTCTTCTTCGCCACCTACCTCGTCCTCGGCGGCTACGACTACGGCGTCGGGCTGCTGCTCGCCCGCGGTGCCAGCCCAGCTGCCCGCCGGGCGGCGCTCAATGCCGTCGGGCCGTTCTTCCTCGGCAACGAGGTCTGGCTGGTGGCCGCCGTCGGCATCCTCTTCGGCGCCTTCCCCGTCCTGGAGGGCGAGCTGCTCTCCGGCTTCTACCCGGCCGTGCTCGGCGCGCTAACCGGGGTGGTGCTGGTGACCGCCGGGGTGCAACTGCGCAGCCGGCCGCGCGCCGGATCGGCCCGCGCCGCCTGGGACCGGGTCGTGGTGGTCGGCAGCCTGCTCGCCGCCCTCGGCTGGGGCGCGCTGCTCGGCGGGCTCCTGCAGGGCCTACCGCTGCGGGCCGACGGGCACGTCGCCGGGGTGGGTCATCTCTTCACCCCGTTCGTGGCCGCCGCCGCGCTGGCGATGCTGGCACTGGTGGCCGTGCAGGGTGCGACGTTCCTCACGCTCCGGCTGCCGGCCGCCGACGCCCCGTCGGCCGGCCGACTGGCTCGCGGCCTGATGCCGGCGGCCCTCGTCGCGGTCGCCGCGGCCACCGTCCTGGGCCTGCTCTCCGACCGGGTACGCGCCGCAGTGACGCGTCCGGCGCTCGCCGTACTCCTGCCGTTGGCGCTGGTGGCGGCGCTGCTGGCGGCCCGCGCGGCGCTCGGCCGGGGTCGGCCCGGGGTGGCCTTCGCGGCGACCAGCGCGGCGCTGGCGCTGCCGGTGGCACTGGTCGGGGCCGCCCTCTGGCCCCGGCTGCTGGTCTCCACCGTCGACCCGGCCGCCTCGCTGACGGTCGCCGACGCCGCGGCGAGCGGACCCACGCTGTCGCTGCTCGGCTGGCTCGCGCTGCCGTTGCTGCCGGCCCTACTAGGCTTTCAGGCGATGTGCTGGTGGGTGTTCCGAGGACGGACCGACGGCAGGGCACCGGTGTACTGGTGA
- the cydD gene encoding thiol reductant ABC exporter subunit CydD, whose amino-acid sequence MNRRPFDPRLLRRVPAARRDLAVLALLGGLTALLVVAQATALAALLATAVDGRLHRPALAGFLAAVAARALVSWAQGTVAARAAATVKATLRADLLGAVGRHGPTWVAGQRAGQLATLAGRGLDALDAYFTGYLPQLVLSVTVPLAVLARIVLADWSSAVIIALTIPLIPIFGALLGWQAQAATERQWRRLSLLGGHFLDMVAGLPTLRAFGRARAQVDVVRRMADGHRQATMKTLRIAFLSALVLELVATLSVALVAVPVGIRLLGGGITLSIALLVLLLTPEAYLPLRVAGSRFHASMEGLTALDEALTVSAAPAAATPAGGPLPAPVGSGEIRFEGVTVEYERTTALRDVTLTIRPGERVAVIGPSGAGKSTMLGLLLGFVTPTAGRVTVDGVDLAEVDLDAWRRQVAWVPQRAHLFAGSLADNIRLGAPETPDAALARAVTDAALDEVVTALPDGLATTLGERGHGLSSGQRQRVALARAFLRDAPLVLLDEPTARLDTASEAVVLAATRRLVAGRTALLVAHRPALLQDADRILRVEDGRVTELSPVPAGKVAG is encoded by the coding sequence GTGAACCGCCGCCCGTTCGACCCGCGACTGCTGCGCCGGGTCCCCGCGGCCCGGCGCGACCTCGCCGTGCTCGCGCTGCTGGGTGGGCTGACCGCGCTGCTGGTCGTCGCGCAGGCCACCGCGCTGGCCGCGCTGCTGGCGACGGCGGTCGACGGGCGGCTGCACCGGCCGGCGCTCGCCGGCTTCCTGGCGGCGGTCGCCGCCCGGGCGCTGGTGAGCTGGGCACAGGGCACGGTGGCGGCGCGGGCGGCGGCGACGGTGAAGGCCACCCTCCGGGCCGACCTGCTCGGCGCGGTCGGCCGGCACGGCCCCACCTGGGTGGCCGGCCAGCGGGCCGGGCAGCTCGCCACCCTCGCCGGGCGCGGGCTGGACGCGCTGGACGCCTACTTCACCGGCTACCTGCCGCAGCTCGTGCTGAGCGTGACCGTGCCGCTGGCCGTGCTGGCCCGGATCGTCCTCGCCGACTGGAGCTCGGCGGTCATCATCGCGCTGACCATCCCGCTCATCCCGATCTTCGGCGCGCTGCTCGGCTGGCAGGCCCAGGCCGCCACCGAGCGGCAGTGGCGGCGGCTGTCGCTGCTCGGCGGGCACTTCCTCGACATGGTGGCCGGGCTGCCCACGCTGCGTGCGTTCGGCCGGGCCCGGGCCCAGGTCGACGTGGTCCGCCGGATGGCCGACGGCCACCGTCAGGCCACCATGAAGACGCTGCGCATCGCGTTCCTCTCCGCGCTGGTCCTCGAACTGGTCGCCACCCTGTCGGTGGCCCTGGTCGCGGTGCCGGTGGGCATCCGGCTGCTCGGCGGCGGGATCACCCTCTCCATCGCGCTGCTGGTGCTGCTGCTCACGCCGGAGGCGTACCTGCCACTGCGGGTCGCGGGCAGCCGGTTCCACGCCAGCATGGAGGGGCTGACCGCGCTGGACGAGGCGCTCACCGTCTCCGCCGCCCCGGCCGCCGCCACGCCGGCCGGCGGGCCACTGCCGGCCCCGGTCGGGTCCGGCGAGATCCGCTTCGAGGGGGTGACCGTCGAGTACGAGCGGACCACCGCGCTGCGGGACGTCACCCTCACCATCCGGCCCGGCGAGCGGGTCGCCGTCATCGGGCCCAGCGGCGCCGGCAAGAGCACGATGCTCGGCCTGCTGCTCGGCTTCGTCACCCCGACCGCCGGCCGGGTCACCGTCGACGGGGTCGATCTGGCCGAGGTCGACCTCGACGCCTGGCGGCGCCAGGTGGCCTGGGTGCCGCAGCGGGCCCATCTCTTCGCCGGCTCGCTGGCCGACAACATCCGCCTCGGCGCGCCCGAGACCCCGGACGCCGCGCTCGCCCGCGCGGTCACCGACGCGGCGCTGGACGAGGTGGTCACCGCCCTGCCCGACGGGCTGGCCACCACCCTCGGCGAACGCGGCCACGGCCTGTCCAGCGGGCAGCGGCAGCGGGTGGCACTGGCTCGCGCGTTCCTCCGGGACGCCCCGCTGGTGCTCCTCGACGAGCCGACCGCCCGGCTGGACACCGCCAGCGAGGCGGTCGTGCTCGCCGCCACCCGGCGGCTGGTCGCCGGGCGTACCGCGCTGCTGGTCGCGCACCGGCCCGCGCTGCTGCAGGACGCCGACCGGATCCTGCGCGTCGAGGACGGCCGGGTCACCGAGCTGAGCCCGGTGCCGGCGGGGAAGGTGGCGGGATGA
- the upp gene encoding uracil phosphoribosyltransferase gives MDVHVIDHPLAQSRLTAMRDARTDSASFRAALRELTTMLVYEAARSFPVEKYPIQTPVTATEGTRLANPPLLVPVLRAGLGMADAALGLLPESSMGFVGLARDEETYEPRAYMESLPRDLSGLPVLVLDPMLATGGSLEHCCRLLADRGCTEITVLCVLAAPAGIERLERSGLPLRLVTASIDEGLNDQKFIVPGLGDAGDRQFGGMPRF, from the coding sequence GTGGACGTACACGTCATTGACCACCCGCTCGCCCAGTCGCGGCTGACCGCCATGCGGGACGCCCGGACCGACTCGGCGTCGTTCCGGGCCGCGCTGCGCGAACTCACCACGATGCTGGTGTACGAGGCGGCGCGCTCCTTCCCGGTCGAGAAGTACCCGATCCAGACCCCGGTCACCGCCACCGAGGGCACCCGGCTGGCGAACCCCCCGCTGCTGGTGCCGGTGCTGCGGGCCGGTCTGGGCATGGCCGACGCCGCGCTCGGCCTGCTGCCCGAGTCGTCGATGGGCTTCGTCGGCCTGGCCCGCGACGAGGAGACGTACGAGCCGCGGGCGTACATGGAGTCGCTGCCCCGGGACCTGAGCGGCCTGCCGGTGCTGGTGCTCGACCCGATGCTGGCCACCGGCGGCTCACTGGAGCACTGCTGCCGGCTGCTCGCCGACCGCGGCTGCACCGAAATCACGGTGCTCTGCGTCCTCGCCGCGCCGGCCGGCATCGAGCGCCTGGAGCGCTCCGGCCTGCCGCTACGCCTGGTCACCGCCTCGATTGACGAGGGCCTCAACGACCAGAAGTTCATCGTCCCGGGCCTCGGCGACGCCGGCGACCGCCAGTTCGGCGGCATGCCCCGCTTCTAA
- a CDS encoding cytochrome ubiquinol oxidase subunit I, protein MDPLLLARLQFAITTSVHFLFVVVTLGLVTLLVGLQTAGFVTGKPVYERLTRFWGQLYVINYVLGIATGIVMEFQFGLNWSGLSRYVGNVFGAPLAMETLVAFFLESTFLGMWIFGWHRLRRGVHLALLWGVALTAYASAFWIMVANAWLQHPVGYELRDGVAHLTDFGALLTNPTFGFAFGHVVLAALVTGGMLMAAVSAWHLIRRTPDFLLFRKSLRLGLITVALTVPALQGFGFAQFGPVGQLQPTKFGGGADRDALVAEWTARFGPGDYTPPVLSNVGLGFMILIGFALGCVWLLLPLLWRDWFIRLQFPLWLVLFALPLPFVAVILGWIAREVGRQPWVAYGLLPTGQAVSPVHPGLMLTSLVGFSLLLGTLAVTNWVLLARHAARGAHDPALGRPPAPDTDHRPDPVFA, encoded by the coding sequence ATGGACCCCCTGCTCCTCGCCCGCCTGCAGTTCGCCATCACCACGTCGGTCCACTTCCTGTTCGTGGTGGTCACCCTCGGCCTGGTCACCCTGCTGGTCGGGTTGCAGACCGCCGGCTTCGTGACCGGCAAGCCGGTGTACGAGCGGTTGACCCGCTTCTGGGGCCAGCTCTATGTGATCAACTACGTGCTCGGCATCGCCACCGGCATCGTGATGGAGTTCCAGTTCGGGCTGAACTGGAGCGGCCTGTCTCGGTACGTGGGCAACGTCTTCGGCGCGCCCCTGGCCATGGAGACGCTGGTCGCTTTCTTCCTGGAGTCCACGTTCCTCGGCATGTGGATCTTCGGGTGGCACCGGCTGCGCCGCGGCGTCCATCTCGCGCTGCTCTGGGGGGTCGCGCTCACCGCGTACGCCTCGGCGTTTTGGATCATGGTGGCCAACGCCTGGCTCCAGCACCCGGTCGGCTACGAGTTGCGGGACGGCGTCGCCCACCTCACCGACTTCGGCGCACTGCTCACCAACCCCACCTTCGGCTTCGCCTTCGGGCACGTGGTCCTGGCGGCACTGGTCACCGGCGGCATGCTGATGGCCGCGGTCAGCGCCTGGCACCTGATCCGGCGTACTCCCGACTTTCTGCTGTTCCGGAAGTCCCTGCGGCTCGGTCTGATCACCGTGGCACTCACGGTGCCCGCCCTGCAGGGCTTCGGCTTCGCCCAGTTCGGCCCGGTCGGGCAACTCCAGCCCACCAAGTTCGGCGGGGGCGCCGACCGGGACGCGCTGGTCGCCGAGTGGACGGCGCGATTCGGGCCCGGCGACTACACCCCGCCGGTGCTCTCCAACGTCGGCCTCGGCTTCATGATCCTGATCGGCTTCGCCCTCGGCTGCGTGTGGCTGCTGCTGCCGCTGCTCTGGCGGGACTGGTTCATCCGGCTGCAGTTCCCGCTCTGGCTGGTGCTGTTCGCCCTGCCGCTGCCCTTCGTCGCGGTGATCCTCGGCTGGATCGCCCGCGAGGTGGGACGCCAGCCCTGGGTCGCGTACGGGCTGCTGCCCACCGGGCAGGCCGTCTCACCGGTCCATCCGGGGCTGATGCTCACCTCGCTGGTCGGCTTCAGCCTGCTGCTCGGCACCCTCGCCGTCACCAACTGGGTGCTGCTGGCCCGGCACGCCGCCCGAGGCGCGCACGACCCGGCCCTCGGCCGGCCGCCCGCGCCGGACACCGACCACCGCCCCGACCCCGTGTTCGCCTGA
- a CDS encoding BlaI/MecI/CopY family transcriptional regulator yields the protein MTRLGDLERAVMDVLWDLVPGTSDGVTVREVADALDGRELAYTTVMTVLDRLAGKGMVQREREGRAWRYRAAASREAHIAQLMLDALDLGGSRDAALVRFARSVTGTEAEVLRAALSAEAGLTGSGPAEREAGLTDRVDGPRAGRSALADEATEG from the coding sequence GTGACTCGGTTGGGCGATCTTGAGCGTGCGGTGATGGATGTGCTGTGGGACCTGGTCCCGGGCACGTCGGACGGAGTGACCGTGCGCGAGGTGGCCGACGCGCTGGACGGGCGGGAGCTGGCGTACACCACGGTGATGACCGTGCTGGACCGACTCGCCGGCAAGGGCATGGTGCAGCGCGAGCGGGAGGGGCGGGCCTGGCGCTACCGGGCCGCCGCCAGTCGCGAGGCGCACATCGCCCAGCTCATGCTCGACGCCCTCGACCTCGGGGGCAGCCGGGATGCGGCACTGGTGCGCTTCGCCCGCTCGGTGACCGGCACCGAGGCCGAGGTGCTGCGCGCCGCGCTGAGCGCCGAGGCCGGGCTCACCGGCTCGGGGCCGGCCGAGCGCGAGGCCGGGCTGACGGACCGGGTCGACGGCCCGCGAGCCGGGCGGTCGGCGCTGGCCGACGAGGCGACGGAAGGGTAG
- the deoC gene encoding deoxyribose-phosphate aldolase, producing MTATATSARSDLSELGRSETALRTFLHGLPGVDQVGAEQRAAQLGTRSIKTTAKAQAIDLAIRMVDLTTLEGADTPGKVRALATKALRPDPADPSCPHVGAVCVYPAMVPYVAEVLRGSGVHLASVATAFPSGQAPLEVKLADTRAAVGAGADEIDMVINRGAFLAGRYKEVYDEIVATKEACGDAHLKVILETGELATYDNVRRASWLAMLAGGDFIKTSTGKVPVAATPPVTLVMLEAVRDFRAATGRQVGVKPAGGIKTSKDAIKYLVMVNETVGADWLDPDWFRFGASSLLNDLLMQRTKLTTGVYSGPDYFTLD from the coding sequence ATGACGGCGACAGCGACGTCGGCCCGGTCGGACCTCTCCGAGCTGGGACGATCCGAGACCGCTCTGCGGACCTTCCTGCACGGCCTTCCCGGCGTGGATCAGGTGGGCGCGGAGCAGCGGGCGGCGCAACTCGGCACCCGATCCATCAAGACCACCGCCAAGGCCCAGGCGATCGACCTGGCGATCCGGATGGTCGACCTGACCACCCTCGAAGGGGCCGACACCCCCGGCAAGGTGCGGGCGCTGGCCACCAAGGCGCTGCGCCCCGACCCGGCCGACCCGTCCTGCCCGCACGTCGGCGCGGTCTGCGTCTATCCCGCCATGGTCCCGTACGTGGCCGAGGTGCTGCGCGGCAGCGGCGTGCACCTGGCCAGCGTGGCGACCGCCTTCCCGTCGGGCCAGGCGCCACTGGAGGTCAAGCTCGCCGACACCCGGGCCGCCGTCGGGGCCGGCGCCGACGAGATCGACATGGTGATCAACCGGGGCGCGTTCCTGGCCGGCCGCTACAAGGAGGTCTACGACGAGATCGTGGCCACCAAGGAGGCCTGCGGGGACGCCCACCTCAAGGTGATCCTGGAGACCGGCGAGCTGGCCACGTACGACAACGTGCGGCGCGCCTCCTGGCTGGCCATGTTGGCCGGCGGCGACTTCATCAAGACCTCCACCGGCAAGGTCCCGGTCGCGGCCACCCCGCCGGTGACCCTGGTGATGCTGGAGGCGGTCCGCGACTTCCGTGCCGCCACCGGGCGGCAGGTCGGCGTCAAGCCGGCCGGCGGGATCAAGACCAGCAAGGACGCGATCAAGTACCTGGTCATGGTCAACGAGACCGTCGGCGCGGACTGGCTGGACCCGGACTGGTTCCGGTTCGGCGCGTCCAGCCTGCTGAACGACCTGCTCATGCAGCGGACCAAGCTGACGACCGGCGTCTACTCCGGTCCCGACTACTTCACCCTGGACTGA
- a CDS encoding aldehyde dehydrogenase family protein encodes MFEYAPAPESRSVVDIKPSYGLFVDGKFVDPTDGGSFKSINPASEEVLAEVAEAGAQDVDRAVRAARTAYEKVWGPMPGRDRAKYLFRIARIIQERSRELAVLESLDNGKPIKESRDVDVPLVAAHFFYYAGWADKLNHAGFGANPQPLGVAAQVIPWNFPLLMLAWKIAPALAAGNTVVLKPAETTPLTALLFAEICQQADLPAGVVNIVTGAGDTGRALVEHPGVDKVAFTGSTDVGRAIARAVAGTRKKLTLELGGKAANIVFDDAPVDQAVEGIVNGIFFNQGHVCCAGSRLLVQESVADRVLESLKRRMSQLRVGDPLDKNTDIGAINSAAQLARIRELSEAGSAEGAERWSPACELPERGFWFAPTIFTGVTQAHRIAREEIFGPVLSVLTFRTPAEAVEKANNTPYGLSAGIWTDKGSRILWLADRLRAGVVWANTFNKFDPTSPFGGYKESGYGREGGRHGLEAYLNV; translated from the coding sequence ATGTTCGAATACGCCCCCGCCCCCGAGTCGCGCTCGGTGGTGGACATCAAGCCCTCGTACGGGCTCTTCGTCGACGGGAAGTTCGTCGACCCGACCGACGGCGGCAGCTTCAAGTCGATCAACCCGGCCTCGGAGGAGGTGCTCGCCGAGGTCGCCGAGGCCGGCGCCCAGGACGTGGACCGGGCGGTCCGCGCCGCCCGCACCGCGTACGAGAAGGTCTGGGGCCCGATGCCGGGCCGCGACCGGGCCAAGTACCTGTTCCGGATCGCCCGGATCATCCAGGAGCGCTCCCGCGAGCTGGCCGTGCTGGAGTCGCTGGACAACGGCAAGCCGATCAAGGAGTCCCGGGACGTCGACGTCCCGCTGGTCGCCGCGCACTTCTTCTACTACGCCGGCTGGGCCGACAAGCTCAACCACGCTGGCTTCGGGGCGAACCCGCAGCCGCTCGGCGTCGCCGCGCAGGTCATCCCGTGGAACTTCCCGCTGCTCATGCTGGCCTGGAAGATCGCACCCGCCCTCGCCGCCGGCAACACGGTGGTGCTCAAGCCGGCCGAGACCACCCCGCTGACCGCGCTGCTCTTCGCCGAGATCTGCCAGCAGGCCGACCTGCCGGCCGGCGTGGTCAACATCGTCACCGGCGCCGGCGACACCGGCCGGGCGCTGGTCGAGCACCCGGGCGTGGACAAGGTCGCCTTCACCGGCTCCACCGATGTCGGCCGGGCGATCGCCCGCGCGGTCGCCGGTACCCGCAAGAAGCTCACCCTGGAGCTGGGCGGCAAGGCGGCCAACATCGTCTTCGACGACGCCCCGGTCGACCAGGCGGTCGAGGGGATCGTCAACGGCATCTTCTTCAACCAGGGGCACGTCTGCTGCGCCGGCTCCCGGCTGCTGGTGCAGGAGTCGGTCGCCGACCGGGTGCTGGAGTCGCTGAAGCGCCGGATGTCCCAGCTGCGCGTCGGTGACCCGCTGGACAAGAACACCGACATCGGCGCGATCAACTCGGCGGCCCAGCTGGCCCGGATCCGGGAGCTCTCCGAGGCCGGCTCGGCCGAGGGGGCGGAGCGCTGGTCGCCGGCCTGCGAGCTGCCCGAGCGGGGCTTCTGGTTCGCGCCGACGATCTTCACCGGGGTCACCCAGGCGCACCGGATCGCCCGCGAGGAGATCTTCGGCCCGGTGCTGTCCGTGCTGACCTTCCGTACCCCGGCCGAGGCCGTGGAGAAGGCGAACAACACGCCGTACGGGCTGTCGGCCGGGATCTGGACCGACAAGGGCTCCCGGATCCTCTGGCTGGCCGACCGGCTGCGCGCCGGCGTGGTCTGGGCCAACACGTTCAACAAGTTCGACCCCACCTCGCCGTTCGGCGGCTACAAGGAGTCGGGCTACGGCCGCGAGGGCGGCCGGCACGGGCTGGAGGCGTACCTCAATGTCTGA